A genomic stretch from Telopea speciosissima isolate NSW1024214 ecotype Mountain lineage chromosome 7, Tspe_v1, whole genome shotgun sequence includes:
- the LOC122667340 gene encoding sugar transport protein 5-like, whose product NVIAFYASVLFQSVGFGSDAALMASIRLGMVNLSSIFMSAGLVDRYGRRVLFLQGGTQMFLCQVVVASVPGTQIGVSGNETLSKDYAVLPLMLICAYAAGFGWSWGPLSWLIRSEIFPLKIRPTSQSISVAVNFATTFVLALTFLTILCHFKYGIFLFYSGWIAIMTVFIAFFLPETKGVPLESMHTVWENHWYWKRFVKRKSAAMTLPRQMD is encoded by the exons aATGTGATAGCGTTTTACGCATCGGTCCTCTTCCAATCAGTCGGCTTCGGCAGCGACGCAGCTCTCATGGCGTCTATAAGATTGGGGATGGTCAACCTCAGCTCCATTTTCATGTCAGCCGGTTTAGTGGACCGGTATGGTCGGAGAGTTCTGTTCTTGCAGGGTGGGACCCAGATGTTCCTTTGCCAG GTGGTCGTGGCTTCTGTTCCAGGGACTCAGATAGGAGTCTCCGGGAACGAAACTTTGTCTAAAGACTATGCCGTCTTGCCATTGATGTTGATATGCGCATATGCAGCTGGATTTGGGTGGTCATGGGGACCCTTGAGCTGGCTCATACGAAGTGAGATATTTCCGTTGAAAATCCGGCCAACCAGCCAAAGTATAAGTGTTGCCGTGAACTTTGCTACAACCTTTGTGCTTGCACTGACCTTCTTGACAATTTTATGCCACTTCAAGTATGGAATTTTCTTGTTCTATTCCGGATGGATTGCAATAATGACCGTATTCATTGCTTTTTTCTTGCCTGAGACTAAAGGAGTCCCTCTTGAGTCCATGCACACAGTATGGGAGAATCACTGGTATTGGAAAAGGTTTGTTAAACGGAAATCAGCAGCGATGACATTGCCGAGACAAATGGATTGA
- the LOC122669602 gene encoding sugar transport protein 5-like: protein MAGGVFAVDGNDRGFGGRVTASVLITCIVAASGGLIFGYDIGISGGVTTMEPFLRKFFPSVLKRMKAADKNIYCVFNSQVLTSFTSSLYIAGLAASLVASRLTRVLGRRATMVLGGCTFFVGAAINGAAVNIAMLILGRILLGFGVGFTNQATPVYLSEMAPSKWRGAFNTGFQFFIGIGVVSANALNYGSARLEWGWRLSLGVAVVPAMIMTLGALLISDTPSSLVERGKLEEAEKSLRRARGVYSDVNPELSALIKSTEAMKAANQEPFKTILERQYRPHLVMSVAIPFFQQLTGINVIAFYAPVLFQSVGFGSNAALMASIILGMVNLGSILVSAGLVDRYGRRVLFLQGGAQMFLCQVAVASVLGTQIGVSGKETLSKDYAVLVLLLICAYAAGFGWSWGPLSWLIPSEIFPLKIRPTGQSISVAVNFATTFVLAQTFLTILCHFKYGIFLFYSGWIAIMTLFIGFFLPETKGVPLESMDTVWENHWYWRRFVKQESSAMTLPNK from the exons atggCGGGAGGAGTGTTTGCCGTTGACGGAAATGACAGAGGCTTTGGTGGGAGGGTAACGGCGTCAGTATTGATTACCTGCATCGTTGCTGCTTCGGGTGGCTTAATCTTTGGTTACGACATCGGGATTTCAG GAGGAGTGACAACGATGGAACCTTTCCTCCGAAAATTCTTCCCGTCGGTACTAAAGAGGATGAAAGCTGCTGATAAAAACATATACTGTGTCTTCAACAGTCAAGTTCTCACATCATTCACCTCTTCATTGTATATAGCTGGGTTGGCTGCTTCCCTTGTAGCTAGTCGCCTCACAAGAGTTTTGGGTCGTAGAGCCACAATGGTTCTAGGTGGTTGCACCTTCTTCGTTGGAGCGGCCATCAATGGTGCTGCTGTTAATATTGCAATGCTTATATTGGGCCGTATTTTGCTTGGATTTGGTGTTGGTTTCACTAACCAG GCAACTCCAGTGTATTTATCGGAGATGGCGCCATCCAAATGGCGTGGCGCGTTCAACACAGGCTTCCAGTTCTTCATTGGCATAGGTGTGGTCTCAGCTAATGCGTTGAATTACGGGTCAGCTCGGCTCGAGTGGGGTTGGCGCCTCTCACTCGGCGTTGCAGTCGTACCAGCAATGATCATGACACTTGGTGCCTTACTCATCTCCGATACGCCGAGTAGTCTTGTCGAGCGTGGCAAGTTGGAAGAGGCCGAGAAATCACTACGCCGAGCTCGAGGAGTCTACTCGGATGTAAACCCCGAGCTGAGCGCCCTCATCAAGTCGACTGAAGCCATGAAAGCTGCAAATCAAGAACCTTTCAAGACCATACTTGAGAGGCAATATAGGCCCCACCTCGTAATGTCTGTGGCAATACCTTTCTTTCAGCAGCTTACAGGGATTAATGTGATAGCATTTTATGCGCCGGTCCTCTTCCAATCAGTCGGCTTCGGTAGCAACGCGGCTCTCATGGCGTCTATAATATTGGGGATGGTCAACCTCGGCTCCATTCTCGTGTCAGCCGGTTTAGTGGACCGGTATGGTCGGAGAGTTCTGTTCTTACAGGGTGGGGCCCAGATGTTCCTTTGCCAG GTGGCCGTGGCTTCTGTTCTAGGAACTCAGATAGGAGTCTCCGGGAAGGAAACTTTGTCTAAAGACTATGCTGTTTTGGTATTGTTGTTGATATGCGCATATGCAGCTGGATTTGGGTGGTCCTGGGGTCCCCTGAGCTGGCTTATACCAAGTGAGATATTTCCATTGAAAATCCGACCAACTGGTCAGAGTATAAGTGTTGCCGTGAACTTTGCTACAACCTTTGTGCTTGCACAGACCTTCTTGACAATTTTATGCCACTTCAAGTATGGAATTTTCTTGTTCTATTCCGGATGGATTGCGATAATGACCCTATTCATTGGTTTTTTCTTGCCTGAGACTAAAGGAGTCCCTCTTGAATCCATGGACACAGTATGGGAGAATCACTGGTATTGGAGAAGGTTTGTTAAACAGGAATCATCAGCGATGACATTGCCGAACAAATGA